A single window of Narcine bancroftii isolate sNarBan1 chromosome 1, sNarBan1.hap1, whole genome shotgun sequence DNA harbors:
- the LOC138742314 gene encoding cyclin-dependent kinase inhibitor 1C-like — protein sequence MSSVQQLFSGNLERMATRRPFPHHATTSVCRRLFGPIDHEELRRETKSQLREISEQAQQRWNFNFATDTPLEGGEYQWEEGSDVPVFYRESIQGGKLRLQCPPLASCSSETERSGSGDLDTPEIVHRLLGLESRETNQENRSDHLHSGINPGRLACAQKKDSTGHITDFFVKRKRTIGAKASSENGSLSVAPGEQTPRKRIR from the exons ATGTCCAGCGTGCAACAACTCTTCAGTGGCAATTTGGAGAGGATGGCGACCAGGAGACCCTTCCCTCACCACGCCACGACTTCCGTCTGCAGGAGGCTCTTCGGACCCATTGACCACGAGGAACTGCGCCGGGAGACCAAGAGCCAACTGCGGGAGATCAGCGAGCAGGCCCAGCAGAGGTGGAACTTCAACTTCGCCACGGACACCCCGCTGGAAGGAGGAGAGTACCAGTGGGAGGAAGGCAGCGACGTGCCCGTCTTCTACCGGGAGAGCATCCAGGGGGGGAAACTCCGCCTGCAGTGTCCGCCTCTCGCGTCCTGCAGCTCGGAGACCGAGCGCAGCGGCTCTGGCGACCTGGACACCCCCGAGATCGTCCACCGGTTGCTCGGGCTGGAAAGCAGAGAGACCAACCAAGAAAACCGATCGGATCACTTGCACTCAGGAATTAACCCAGGGAGGCTGGCGTGCGCTCAGAAAAAGGACTCCACGGGGCACATCACAG ATTTTTTCGTCAAGCGAAAGAGGACGATCGGAGCCAAGGCTTCCAGTGAGAATGGGTCCCTTTCTGTGGCGCCGGGAGAACAGACTCCACGCAAAAGAATACGATAA